The following coding sequences lie in one Nitratireductor mangrovi genomic window:
- a CDS encoding MBL fold metallo-hydrolase, whose product MKRRALLKWLGLGGAASLAGGTAYAVSRNGDNPYYQGPPSDHFDGRVFFNPDGVPPRQFADFLRWQFGGGRARWPGEWPSPHPPARPEASVDGQGLRATMVGHATLLIQTGGLSILTDPVWSLRASPFSLVGPKRVNPPGIDFDDLPPVDAVLLSHNHYDHLDLGTLRRLKEKHDPLVVTPLGNDAIIRDAVPDMRIHAGDWGDRVTLSNAAGSLDVHIEPAHHWSARGTGDRRMALWAAFVLSGPAGKVYIAGDTGFHRGINFRAAAERHGRFRLAVLPIGAYEPRWFMEPQHQNPEEAVEAMRLLGAEHAAGCHWGTFHLTNEAIEEPRDRLFAALDTAGMPRQRFRPLLPGEVWDVPQTSEA is encoded by the coding sequence ATGAAACGTCGAGCGCTGCTGAAATGGCTTGGCTTGGGTGGCGCGGCCTCGCTTGCCGGCGGAACCGCCTATGCCGTCAGCCGCAATGGCGACAATCCCTACTACCAGGGTCCGCCCAGCGACCATTTCGACGGTCGTGTCTTCTTCAATCCCGATGGCGTGCCGCCACGCCAGTTCGCCGATTTCCTGCGCTGGCAGTTCGGCGGCGGTCGCGCTAGGTGGCCGGGCGAATGGCCAAGCCCGCATCCGCCCGCGCGGCCGGAGGCGTCGGTTGACGGCCAGGGGCTGCGCGCCACCATGGTCGGCCACGCGACGCTGCTCATCCAGACCGGCGGCCTGTCGATCCTGACCGATCCGGTCTGGTCGCTCCGCGCCTCACCCTTTTCGCTGGTCGGCCCGAAGCGCGTGAACCCGCCGGGCATCGACTTCGACGATCTTCCGCCGGTCGACGCCGTGCTTCTGTCTCACAATCATTACGACCATCTCGACCTCGGCACCTTGCGGCGGCTGAAGGAAAAGCACGATCCGCTGGTGGTCACCCCGCTCGGCAATGATGCCATCATCCGCGACGCGGTGCCCGACATGCGCATTCACGCCGGCGACTGGGGGGACCGGGTCACGCTCTCCAACGCGGCTGGAAGCCTCGACGTCCATATCGAGCCCGCGCACCACTGGTCGGCGCGCGGCACCGGCGACCGCCGCATGGCGCTCTGGGCCGCCTTCGTGCTGTCCGGCCCGGCCGGCAAAGTCTACATCGCCGGGGACACCGGCTTCCATCGCGGCATCAATTTCCGCGCCGCGGCCGAGCGCCACGGCCGCTTCCGCCTCGCCGTCCTGCCGATCGGCGCCTACGAGCCGCGCTGGTTCATGGAGCCCCAGCACCAGAACCCGGAAGAAGCCGTCGAGGCGATGCGACTGCTTGGGGCCGAACATGCCGCCGGCTGCCACTGGGGCACCTTCCATCTCACCAACGAGGCGATCGAGGAGCCGCGCGACCGCCTGTTCGCCGCGCTCGACACCGCCGGCATGCCGCGGCAACGCTTCCGGCCGTTGCTGCCGGGCGAGGTCTGGGACGTGCCGCAAACATCCGAGGCGTGA
- a CDS encoding DUF1328 family protein, which produces MIKWILILLVVAAVASLLGLNSLAGAAMTGAKLLIAVALILFLLVLFGLVAIA; this is translated from the coding sequence ATGATCAAATGGATACTCATTCTGCTCGTCGTCGCTGCGGTGGCGAGCCTTCTCGGCCTCAATTCGCTGGCCGGTGCCGCCATGACCGGCGCCAAGCTGCTGATTGCCGTCGCGCTGATCCTGTTCCTGCTGGTGCTGTTCGGCCTGGTGGCGATCGCCTGA
- the dapF gene encoding diaminopimelate epimerase, whose amino-acid sequence MEERPHFAKMNGLGNEIIVADMRGRAGRVSPAAARALAADPATRFDQIMAIHDPKTPGTANFIEILNSDGSSAQACGNGMRCVVQALAAETGTARFTFETVAGILNAEEHADGSISVDMGKPRFDWQDIPLAEEFRDTRMIELQIGPIDAPVLHSPSVVSMGNPHAVFWVDDDVWSHDLERFGPLLENHPIFPEKANITIARVTAPDAITIRTWERGAGLTRACGSAACAAAVCAARTRRTGRGVTVTVPGGPLLIEWRDDDHVIMTGPAEWEFSGRFDPATGAWEREVEGAV is encoded by the coding sequence ATGGAAGAGCGGCCGCATTTTGCCAAGATGAACGGGCTCGGCAACGAGATCATCGTTGCCGACATGCGCGGTCGCGCCGGGCGCGTATCGCCAGCTGCCGCGCGCGCGCTGGCCGCGGACCCGGCGACGCGTTTCGACCAGATCATGGCGATCCATGATCCGAAGACGCCCGGCACGGCCAATTTCATCGAGATTCTGAATTCCGACGGCTCCTCCGCCCAGGCCTGCGGCAACGGCATGCGCTGCGTCGTGCAGGCGCTGGCCGCCGAGACCGGTACAGCCCGCTTCACCTTCGAGACGGTGGCCGGCATCCTCAACGCCGAGGAACATGCCGACGGCTCGATCTCGGTCGACATGGGCAAGCCGCGCTTCGACTGGCAGGACATCCCGCTCGCCGAGGAATTTCGCGACACCCGCATGATCGAGTTGCAGATCGGCCCGATCGACGCCCCGGTGCTGCATTCGCCTTCGGTGGTCTCGATGGGCAACCCGCATGCCGTGTTCTGGGTCGACGACGACGTTTGGTCGCACGATCTCGAGCGTTTCGGGCCGCTGCTCGAAAACCATCCGATCTTTCCCGAAAAGGCCAACATCACCATTGCCAGGGTGACCGCTCCCGACGCCATAACCATCCGCACCTGGGAGCGCGGCGCCGGGCTCACCCGCGCCTGCGGTTCCGCCGCCTGTGCTGCCGCCGTCTGCGCGGCGCGCACCCGCCGCACCGGCCGCGGCGTGACCGTCACCGTGCCGGGCGGACCATTGCTCATTGAATGGCGCGATGACGACCACGTCATCATGACCGGCCCCGCCGAATGGGAATTCTCGGGACGCTTCGATCCCGCCACCGGCGCCTGGGAACGCGAAGTCGAGGGCGCGGTCTGA